GGCGACCGGAGACTGGACCGTCAACACGCCGGCCGAGGAATTCCCGGCGGTGCAGGGCATCTACCGCCTGCTGGACGCCGGGTCCAACGTGGAGTGGCGGCAGTTCGACTCGCCGCACAACTACCACCGGGACAGCCGCGAGGCGGTCTACGGCTTCTTCGGGAGGCACATCCTCGGCGACCCGGACGCCGCGCGGTTCGTGGAGCGCGGCTACAGTCCCGAGCAGCTCAGCTCGCTGCTCTATCTGTGGGGACGGGGATTACCGGCAGGGGCGGTGGACCTGCAGGAGCTCGTCCGCCGGCGCATCGCCGCGGCGGAGGCCGACACCGCGGCGCTGGCGGTCAGCGACGCTGTCACGCTGGAGCGGGCCCGGACCGCCTTCCGCGAGCGGTTGGGCCTGTCGATCCACGCCGAGGCTCCCGCGCCGGACCGCGTGGTGATGCAACGCCTGCCGGGCGGCGCGCTGGTGCTCGGCCGGAGAGGGGCCGGCGACCGGATTCCGGCGAGGCTCGTCAACGGAGGGCCGGAAGCCGAGGGCACGGGTCGGGGCGCGGAAGCTGGAGCGGGTCCGGGCCCGAGGGCCGGCAGCGACGCGGGCGTACCAACGCTGCTCGTGCATCCCGAGGGCGCCGAGGCTGCGGAACGTTCGGCGCCGGGCCGGATCCTGGCCGCGCACGGCGCGCCGCTGCTGCTGATCGATGCCTTCCAGACCGGTGCGGCGGTCGCTGACCGCGATGTCGCCGGCGCCGGCCGCAATGCCGAGGCGTACTACCACGTGTTCAACCGCAGCGACGACGCCAACCGCGTGCAGGACATCCTGACCGCCATCGCGTACCTGCGCCGGCACACGGGCGCGGAGACCGTCAACGTGGTCGGCACCGCGCAGGCCGGCTTGTGGGTGCTGCTTGCGGCCGCGCTCGACCCGGGCGAGCTGACCGTGGCCGTCGACCTCGACCGGTTCGACGCGGCGGACGATGCCGCCTACGTGGACGGGTTGTTCATTCCCGGCCTGCGCCGGGCCGGCGACGTGCGGGCGGCGGCGCCGCTGCTGTCGCGCGGCAGGCTGCTGCTGCACAACGTCCATGCCCGCTTCCCGCTGCCGTGGTTCGAGGCATCCTTCGAAGCTGCGGGCAGGTCCGGGAGCCTGCGCACGAGCGAGGCGAGAGCGCTGCCCGAGGCTCTCGTGGCCTGGCTGGAGTCCTGACCGGTGCCTGCCTGGCTGGAGTCCCGACCGGCGCCTGCCTGGAGACCGGCACGGTGAACAGCCGGGCCGATTTTCCAGCATCGAGGAGTAGTATTGGATCCGGTAGAGGCGCACGCGGACGAGAGCGTGCGCCGGGAGGAAGGGAAGATGACACATCGAGCACGGGCGGCGGCGATTGCACTGATCGCGGGCGTGGCGCTGATGCCGATGCTCGCCGCGGCCCAGGCCACCGACGCCACCGGTCCCCGCACGCCGTGGGGCCACCCCGATCTCCAGGGCACCTGGGACTACCGCACGCTCACCCCGCTCGAGCGGCCCGTGGAGCTGGGAGACAAGGCTTTCCTGACTGAGGAAGAGGCCGCGACGCTCGAGCAGGAGACCCTCGCCCGCAACGAGCTCCTGCTGAACCGCGCTCCCGAGACCACGAGCGCCAGCGACCAGGTGGACCGCCGTGCGGACGGCACCCCCGGCTTCTACAACAACTTCTGGCTGGACCGGGGCACCACCGCCATCGCGACGCGCCGCACCTCGCTGGTCGTGGATCCTGCCGACGGGCGGCTGCCGGCCCTGACCGAGCCGGCGCGGCGCCGCGCCAACTCGCCCGAGGCGGCGCGTCTGGAGGGCGTGCGCCGCGGGCGCCTGCCGGCGGCCAGCTACGAGGACCTCGACGCCGGAGACCGCTGCATCCAGCACGCCAAGGCCGGCCCGCCGCTGAGCACCGGCGGCTACAACAACAACATGATGCTGTTCCAGACGCCCGACCACGTCGTCATCCTGGCCGAGCAGAACTATGACGCGCGCATCATCCCGCTCGACGGGCGGCCCCACGTGTCGCCGCGGTTGCGCCAGTGGATGGGCGACTCGCGCGGCTACTGGGAGGGCGACACGCTCGTCGTCGAGACGGTCCATTTCAACGGCAAGCACGACCAGATCGGCCGGCCGCTGCTGAGCACCGGCGAGAACCTGGCGCTGGTCGAGCGGTTCACGCTGATGGACGGGGAGAACCTGATGTACGAGTACACGGTCCGCGATCCCAGCATCTGGACGCGCTCCTGGACCGCACAGCATCCGATGAAGCGGAACCCGGACCTGATGTTCGAGTTCGCCTGTCACGAAGGCAACTACGGGATGCACGGCATCATGGCCGGCTCGCGCGTGCAGGAGGCCGAGGCCGCCGCCAGGTAGCAGCCGTCAGCGCGTCGCACGAACGAGCGTTCGACGTGCTCCATGGGACGGCGCTTCGGCGGCGTCGTCCCATCGCGCCCGGTTCTCACTCCGACGCCAGCGCGATCAGGCCCGCGTCGTTCGCCGCGCCATACGCCAGAACGATGAACTGCCGGCCGTCCTGCAGGTAGGTCATCGGGGTTCCGGTCGGCGCCACGTCGAGCTCCAGGGCATGCACCGTCTCGCCCGTTGCCTTGTCGAAGGCGAGCAGGTACGGCGTGGTCGACAGCGTGCGCGGGTTGACGGGCGCATCGGGGTCGCGGCTGATGAAGCCGAGGTCCGGGCTGTCGCGCCGTCCACGGAAGCCGAGGAAGAGCAGCGTCCTGGTGAGCAGTGGCCCCGTGTAGGAGCCGCCCCCAAGCGGTCCGGGATCGGGAACGCCGAGGTCCATCACCTCCCGGCGCGGGCCGTCGCCGAGGGGGACCATCCACGCCTCGGTGCCGGTGTTCAGGTCGAAGGCGCTGAGCCGGACGTAGGGCGGCTTCCACAGCGGCAGGCCCCGCGGGCCGCGCAGACCGCCCGAACGGGTCCGCCGGTAGCGGAAGTCCGACGTGCCCGGGTCCGGGGGCCCGAGCAGGACGACGCTCGGCTGCGTGCGCGACGGCACATAGAGCCAGCCGGTCTCCGGGTCGACCGCCGCGCCGTGCCAGTTGGCGCCGCCGATGGCGCCGGGCATGAGGATCGTGCCGCGCTTGCCGTCGTCGCCCGCGGCGGTGATCGGCTCGAAGAGCGGTCCGTAGGTGAACTCCTCCAGGATCTCGACCGCCTCGGCCCGCAGCTCCGGCGTGAAGTCGATCAGGCTGTCGATCGACACCCCCTGCCGGTCGAATGGCGGCGGCTTCGTCGGATGCGGCTGGGTCGGTGCGGTCCGCTCACCGGGCACGGTCGTCTGCGGGACCGGCCGCTCCTCGATCGGCCAGACGGGTTCGCCGGTGACGCGGTCGAAGACATAGGTGTAGGCCTGCTTCGTCACCACCGCAACGGCCTTGATGGGCCGGCCGTCGACCTCGATGTCCACGAGCACGGGTGCCGCCGTCGCGTCGTAGTCCCAGAGCCCGTGGTGGACGAACTGGAAGTGCCAGACCCGCTCGCCGGTCGCCGCGTCCAGGCAGACGATGCTCTCGGCGAAGAGGTTGTCGCCGAGGCGGTGACCGCCGTAGTAGTCGTTGGTGGGCGTGCCGATCGGCAGGTAGACGTAGCCGAGCTCCGTGTCGGCGGTCAGCATGCCCCAGGCGTTGGTCGAGCCGGAGTACTCCCACGAGCCGTTCTCCCACGTCTCGTTGCCGAACTCGCCCGGCTGGGGGATGGTGTGGAACTCCCACAGTTCCTCCCCGGTGCGGACGTCGAAGCCGCGCACGTCGCCCGGCGCGTCGAGCTGGAACCGCGGGCCGTCGAACACCACCGACCCGATCACGACCACGTCGCCGACCACGATCGGCACCGACATCAACTGGTAGTCGCGCCGTGGGATCGGCCGGCGCAGCCCCTGCGTGGCGTCGATGGCCCCGTCGGCGCCGAAGTCGGCGATCGGCCTTCCGGTACGCGCATCGAGCGCCCAGAGGTAGGCGTTGCCGGTAGGCAGGAAGATGCGCGCGTCCCGCCCGTCCGACCAGTAGGCCACGCCCCGCGAGTTGAACCCGGTGTTCGCCGGCCGCTCGCCCTCCCAGCTTCCCGGGTCGAACGTCCAGAGCGTCTCCCCGGTAGCGGCGTCGATGGCCGCTGCCTGCGACAGCGACGTCTTGATGTACAGGACACCGTCGACGAGCACCGGCGTCGACTTGAAGGCGTCCGGTATCGCCGGCAGCGTCCTGCGGTTGGCGGTGACGATTGGGTTGTCGGGCGACTCCCACCGCCAGGCGACGCGGAGGCGGTGGACGTTGGTGCCGTCGATCTGCTCGAGCGGCGAGTACTTCGTGCTCCCGTGGTCTCCGCCGTACGCGGGCCACTGCCCGTCCTGGGCGCCTTGCTGGGCGGCGGGGGAGCACCAGAGCAGGGCAGCGGCCACGACGGCGCCAGCGATGCGCCGCAACATGCCTTGCCTATCTGTCAGTCGTAGCAGCATGGCGTTCCTCCCGTTGGAACCGCCATTCTAGCGCCCCGAAACGCCTCGCAGGCTCGGCGTTTCGGCCCATCCCGTCCTCACCATGAGCTTGCGTCTCGGAACTCTGCTTCGCTACGTTCTGCGGCGCAAGCTCCCGGATCGCAGCGCCCTCTCGCGTAGTCCCGCGCTCTCCACCCACGAGCACGAAAGGACGGAGCGCGTGGATCGTACACGAATGTTCCTCATTCGTTGCTACAATGGCGCCACAACCCAAGGAGCACGCATGGCCAAGACGGCAACAATCCGCGCACGCCTGGAACCCGACCTGAAGCACGAGGCCGAACAGATCCTGTCGACGCTCGGCCTGTCGCCGACCGCGGCCATCACGCTGTTCTACAGGCAGGTGACCTTGCAGCACGGCCTGCCTTTTCCGGTGAGGATTCCCAACGCGGAGACCCGCGAGGCTCTGCGTCAGGCAGTTGAGGGGGATGGTCTCACGGAGTACGGTGGCCTCGACGATCTCACGGCGGCGCACGCTGATTGATGCGCCTCCTGACCACGAAACGTTTCGGGAGAGACCTGAAGCGGGCGAAGAAAAGAGGCAAGGACCTCGGCAGGCTCTGGGCTGTCGTCGATCGGCTGCTTGGCGGACAGGCGCTCGACCCGCGCCACCGACAGCATCGGCTGTCCGGGGTTTGGTCCGGATCCTGGGAGTGCCACATCGAGCCGGACTGGCTGCTGATCTGGATCCAGGACGATGATGTTCTGGTTTTGGTCCGAACCGGTACACATTCGGATCTGTTCGCCTGATCGTGCGCGGTATCCTCGAGAATAGACGACGCGCTCCTTCAGCGGGAGAGACACATGGCGATCGACAGTGTGGCGAAGCTCCGTGCGGTCTACCGTCCTCCCCGCGCACGGTCCGGGCTCAAGGTGCTGGACCATCTCGACGTCCACTGCCGCAACTTCATCGCCCTGTCTCCGCTCTGCGTGATCAGCTCGTCGCGGGCGGACGGGCGGGCCGACGCCTCGCCCCGAGGAGACCTGCCCGGATCGCTGGCACACGTGCTGGACGACAGGACGCTGCTGATCCCCGACCGGCCGGGAAACCGCCAACTGGACACGTTGACGAACCTGGTGGAGCGTCCCTACGCGGGGCTGGTGTTCTTCGTGCCGGGCTGGAACGAGACCCTGCGGATCAACGGGCGCGTGGAGATCGTCGATGAGCGGGAGTTCCTGGCTCCGCTGGCTATCCGCGGCAAGATTCCGATCCTGGCCGTGAAGGTGACCGTGGAAGAGGCCTATCTCCATTGCGCCAAGGCGCTCATCCGGGCCCGCGTCTGGGAACCGGAGGCGCGGGTCGAACGCTCCCGGTTCCCGACCTACGGACAGGTGCTGGCCGATCAGATCGCGGGCGCCGACGCCGCCGAGATCGACGCCGACTCGGCGCAGAGCGCCAGGACTGATCTCTATTGACCCCGACGGCGCCAGGCCGGACCGGGAGTCTGTACCGCAGAGAATGGTGTCGGCGCAGACGACGCTATCCTGAAGCTCACGGATGCGGCTCGATGCGCAGGAGCGCCCCGTCGTCCTCGTCCGTCAGCAGATAGACGAATCCGTCGGGCCCTTCGCGCACTTCCCGGATACGTTGCCTGAGCTCCGTCAACATCGACTCGCGCCGCAGCTCCTCTGTGTTGTCGTTGAACACGATGCGCTGCACGTGGCCCGTGCCCGAAATGCCGCCCTCGCGCAGGGATCCTACGAGCACGTTGCCTCGCCACGCAGGAAACTGGTCGCCGGTGTAGACGGCCATGCCGGAGACCGCGATGGCGGGCAGCCACACCACGAGTGGTGATTCCATCCCCTCGCGCGTCGGATGTTCGGAAACGCGCGAGCCGGGATAGTTGCGTCCGAAGCTGACGACCGGCCAACCGTAGTTGCGACCCGGCAGGATGATGTTGATCTCGTCGCCGCCGTTGGGACCGTTCTCGTTGTTCCAGAGCATCCCGGTTTCAGGGTGGACGATGAGGCCCAGCGAATTGCGATGCCCCAAGGCGTAGATTTCCGGCCGATAGCCCGGCTGGTCCACGAACGGGTTGTCGGCCGGTACGGAGCCATCGTCGTTGAGGCGCAGCATCTTGCCGCGCAGGCTCGCGGGGTCCTGCGCGACGTTCCCCACGTTGCCGCCGGTGGACATGAAGACCTTGCCGTCATGGCCGAAGGCGACGCGCCCGTTGAGACCCGAGTTGCCCTCGTGCGCGTCGGTGACGACCAGGTCCTCGACGTCGACGAGTGCGCCAGCCTCGAGCCGGCCCCGCGCGAGCGCCGGGGAACCCCTGCCGTTGCCGGCGGGCTTGGTATAGGTGAGGTATACGAGGCCGTTGTCGGCGAATCGGGGATGGAGGGCCACGTCCAGGAGCCCGCCGTTGCCCTCGGTTCTCATCTGTGGCAGTCCGGAGATGGGGTGCGGGTCGAGCACGCCGCCGCGCACGATGCGAAGACGACCAGGCCGCTCGGTGACCAGCATGTCGCCGTCGGGGAGGAACGCGATGGCCCAGGGATGCGACAGCCCCCTGGCCACGACGCTGACGCGGATCTTGTGCTGCTCGGCGGTATCGAAAACCCATGGCCCGTCACCCAACGGCGGCACCGGGACGCCGATGGGCCGTTCCTCCTGCGCGTGGCCGGGCGCGAGCATGCAGAGCAACAGCGGCGCCGCCAAGAGAACGGAATGTCGGATCCTCATGCGAACCTCCCGCGTGATTGGGTCATCTCCAGCGCGGATCGCCGAGGTTCACGGCGCCGGCTCTATCCGCAGTAGCGCGCCGTCGTCGACGTGGTCCGTCAGCACGTAGAGCAACCCGTCGGGCCCCTCGCGCACCTCCCGGATGCGCTGCCGCAGCTCCGTCAGCATCAGCTCGCGCCGCAGCTCCTCCATGTGCTCGTTGAAGACGATGCGCTGCAGGTGGCCGGTCCCCGGGATGCCGCCCATCTGCAGGGATCCGACGAAGAGGTTGCCCTTCCACGCGGGGAACTCGTCCCCCGTATAGACGTCCATGCCGGCCGCCGCGATGGCGGGCAGCCAGACCACGAGCGGCGACTCGTAGCCGTCGCGCGTCGGATGCGAGGAAACCCGCGCGCCGGGATAGAGGCGCCCGAAGCTCATCAGCGGCCAGCCGTAATTGCGCCCCGGCAGCAGCTCGTTGAGCTCGTCGCCGCCGTTGGGACCGTTCTCGTGCTGCCAGATGTTGCCGGTCCCGGGGTGCAGGATGAGGCCGAGCGTGTTGCGATGGCCGATGGTGAAGAGCTCCGGCCGGTGGCCCGGCTCGTCCACGAACGGGTTGTCGTCCGGCACCGACCCGTCGTCGTTGAGGCGCAGGACCTTGCCGCGCAGGCTCATCGGGTCCTGCGGGGCCTCGAGGAGATCACCGCCCAGGTTCCGGATCCGGCCTCCGGTCGACATGTACACCTTGCCGTCGCTGCCGAAGGAGACCCGTCCGTTGAGCCCCGAGTTGGTGTCGAAGGGCTCGGTCACCAGCAGGTCCTTCACGTCGCGCAGCGCGTGTCCGTCGAGGCGGCCCCGCGCGAGGGCGGGCGAGCCGCGGCCGTCGTCGTGCCGCTTGGTGTAGGTGAGATAGACCAGCCCGTTGTCGGCGAAGTTCGGGTGGAGCGCCACGTCCATCAGGCCGCCGTTGCCGTCGTCCCGCACTTCCGGCACGCCGGTGATGGGGCGCGGGTGGAGCTTGTCATCGCGAACCAGGCGCAGCCAGCCGTCGCGCTCGACAATCAGCATTCCGCCGTCCGGCAGGAACGCGATGCTCCAGGGGTGTGACAGCCCGTCGGCCACGACGCTGACGCGGATCTTGTGCTGCTCGGCGGTGTCGATCACCCAGGGACCGTCGCCCAGCGGCGGCACCGGCACGCCGATGGGTTCTTCGTCCTGCGCGTAGCCGACCGTGATCAGGCAGAGCAGCAGAGGCGCCGCCAAGTAAATCGAACGTCTGACCTTCATGCCAACCTCCCGCATGAGCCGATCCCGGCTCGAAGTCACATCCGTTGTTGCGCCGCCGAGTCTGTCCGGTTGCCGGCCCGAGGGCGGTGGCCGTGCTCGACCGCCGACCGGGGCCGCGAGTCCCGGACCGTTCCCTGCTCGGTCCTCTCTCTCCGGCCGCTACTCCAGCGGCAGGAGCGGCTCCACTCCCTCCGGCAGGCGCTGGTCGAAGGCGGCCAGCACGGCGGCGTCCGCCGCGTGGGCGCCCATCAGCCCGGTGATGTCCACCAGGTCCTGCACGCCGAACGCCTGCTCTGCGCGCGCGTAGGTCTCGGCGCTGACGTTGTGGTCCCCGAACAGCTCGCGGCCGTAAGCGATCAGGATGGCGTCCTTCTCCCCCACGCCGTCCAGCGGCCGGCCGTGACGGACGATGTCGATCAGCTCCGGCTCAAGGCCCGCTTCGAGCGCCTTCGGCTCGTTCATCGTCCAGTCGTACTGCGAGTCGTGCGTGCGCGCCGTCACCAGGATGGCGAGCTGCATCAACCGGCGTCCCACCCGGTCCTCCAGCGTCGCCTGTCCGGCCCCGTAGCTGCGGATGACGCCCGGCCCGATTCCCGACGGCGACAGCATGCGGCCGTAGAGCTCGGCCACCGACGTGCGGCTCGCCGCGCTCCGCAGCGGCAGGCGGCTGCGCGAATCGGGGTGGATGTCGTCCGGATGGGTGAAGGGCAGCGGCAGGGACTGACGCCAGCCGGCCGGCATCCGCTGGTTGAACCCCGTCAGCGTGGCGGCGGTGCTCGCGTAGCGGCCCATCACGTCGACGATGTCCACTAGGTTGGTCTTGCCGTGCAGGGCCAGCGCCCGCGCATAGGTGTCGGCGCTCAACGCCCGCGTGCCGAACAGCTCCCGGCCGAGCTCGATGATGATCGCCTCGCGGTCGCTCATGCCGGTGATCGGCTTGCGGTGCCGCACGATGTCGATGATCTCTTCGTCGAGGCTGACCGCGATCGCCTCCAACTCGTGCAGCGCCCATTCGTACGGCTGATCGTACTCGCGCGCCGTTGTCAGAATCGTCAGCTCGGTCAACTGCCGCCCCATCGGCGCCTCGAACCGCAGGCTCGCGCCCGATCCATGCAATCGCAGCGCCGCGGCCCCGGTGGGCGCGCCGGCCGGGCTCGCCACCGCCGCGTCGTACGCCTCGCGGCGGGCGGTGTCGAGCTCCGTCCGGTCGATCGGCGGCAGGCGGCTGCGCGACTCCGGATTGATGTCGTCGGGAAGCTGTCCGGCGAGCGCGGCGGGCAACCCGACCGGAAGGGTCCCGACCAGCGCGAGCACGACCGCCGTCCTTATCCATTGCCTCATGCCCGCCTCCTCAATCTGTCCAAACGCTGGTTGACCGCAGGGAGAGCCATCATAACGCCCATAGCCATCCAGATGTTGAACGATGGCGCGGACGCGAATCCGGACCGCATCTCGCTTGCGGGGGGGCGCCGGTCACGGTTCGACGACCGCGATGCCTTCGATCTCCAGCAGCGCGCCGTCCGCGAACAGCGACTGGATGCCGAGCAGCGTCGCCGCCGGCACCGCCTCGTCCGGGAAGCCGTGCGCCTTGCGCGCCGCGTCGACCACCGCGAAGTCGCCTCGCGTGTACTCCGGCATGTAGATCACGGTCTTCAGCAGGTCTTCCGGGCCCGCCCCGGCGGCCTCCAGGCGCCGCCGCAGGTTGGCGTAGACCTGGTCGGCCTGGCTCTCGAGCGAATCGCCCGGCTGTCCCACCTGGCCGGAGACCTGGACCACCTTCGGGCCCGTGCCGCGCGCCGTCACCGCCTGCGTGAAGCCGGTGGCGGGATCGATGAACTCCCGCTCGACGGCGTTGCCGTCCACGCCGACCACCGCGATGCCGTCGATCTCGATGCGGTACTGGTCCGCCGCCAGCTTCGGGATTCCCAGCAGCGTGCTCGCCGGCATGTCGTCGAGCGCCAGCGCCTGCTCGCGGCCCGCGCGGTAGGCCGGCAGGTCGGTCTCCGGATCGAAGTCGACGATGTAGGTGGTGGCCTTGATCAGGTCCGCAAGCGACGCCCCCGCGGCGTCGAGCCGCTGGGCGACGCGCTCCCACACTGCCGCGGTCTGCTCGGCCAGGTCTTCGCCGGGGCCGACCTGCCCGGCCGCATACACCGTCTTGACGCCGTGCGCCGTCACGGCCACCGCGCCGCTGAAGCCGTTCGACGGTGCGAAGCGCTCGATCCGCAGGTCGACGCCCGGCTCGGCCACCACGGCGATCGCCTCTATCTCGACGCGCAGGGACTCGGCGAAGAGCTCGTTGACGCCGACCATCGTGCTCGCCGGCCACTGGTCCTCCGTGGGGAAGGTGGCCAGCCGAGCTTCCGCGATCGTCGGATACTGCGCCGGCTCGAAGTCCTTCACGAAGATCCGGATCTTCACGACGTCGGCCGGTGTCGCCCCCGCCTGCTCCAGGCGCCGAACGACCCCCGCGAACGCGGATTCGGCATGCTCTCGCAGCGTGTCGCCCTGGCCGACCTGCCCGGAGACGAAGATGGTCTTGATCCCGTCGTTGGTCGTGGCGACAACCTGCGTGAAGCCGCCGGCCGGATCGATGTACTCGACCTGCGCCGCGGCGGCGAGCGGCATCGCGCACGCGATGAGGCCGATGAGGATGGAAAGCCGAGGTCTGCGAGCCATGATTCGTTCCTCCAGGGGCCGCGAGGGCGCGTCGTTCACGCCGGGGCCCGGCAGGATGATACCGCGCCGGTCGGGAACTCAATCGACGAAGCGGCCCTTGCGCCGACGAGCCTGCCGGGAACCGGTTCTCAGCTGACGGGTCAGCGCGTCGTTGTCCCGAATCTCCGCCCGTTCCGGGTCGTCGTCGGACTGCGGCCTCTCGCTCCCGTCGAGCCATTGGAGGAACTCCCGCGGCGACACCAGTCGTACCCCTTCGTACGCGCGGAGCACGAGAAGGTCCTGATCCCCCGTCACGATTCGGTCGGCTCCGGCCGTGACCGCCGTGGCCAGGACGAGGTCGTCGTCCTCGTCGCGGCAGACGCGTGCGGGCAGGGGCGTCGGGTCGACCAGCCTGACGTGATCTCGAAAGGTGGCCAGGAACTCTTCGGAAGCGGTGGTGGCAGCGAACTTGCGGCGGAGGGTCGACTCGAGCTCCTGCAGTAGCGCGGGCGAGGATACCAGGAGGCGCCCCCGCACGGCGCGCCGAAAGCACTCGCGGCAGAGTCCGTTCGTGAGCAGCGCGGCGACGACGACGTTCGTGTCGAAGACGACGGTCACGACACGATCTTGAAGACGTCTTCGTCCGTGTAGATGCCCTGTGCGCGCGCCTGCGGCACCAACTCGGCGCGGGCTGCCTCGAACGCGCCCAGTAGCTCTTCCGCATCGAGCGCCCGCCGGACGTACTGACTGAGCGTGAGCTTCTCTGCGCGCGCCCGCGCCTCCAGCTTCCGTCGGGTGCCCTTGGGCACGCGGATCGTGATGACCTCCTGCATGTGTATGACTGTGTCATACCGTAGGGCGGTTGGTCAACACGTGCTCGGTTGAGTTGGCAAGGACATGCGCAGTGTTCGCTCTGCCGTCCGTCCCGCGCTACGAAGCCAGACGAAACCCGTTGGCCCACAGCGCGCCACTCTACTTGGCGGTCACTTGGCCCTTCGTGGCTGGACTATGGGCCGGAGTCCGACGAAGAGCACGAAGTTGAGTCATCAGGTAGTCGCCATATGGCGTGAGCTTCCAGTATGTGCTCCTATCCTTGACGCTTCTTGCGCGCACGCTCTCGACGATCAGGCCCAGAGCCCGAAACTGAAGTAGACAGGTTTCGATTTCGTCGTCGCTAAACTGGAATTGGACCAGTTTGTATCCCCTTAGGTTCTTCTTGCTACGCATAGCTGCTCTGGCTCCCTGTGCGAAAGCATGACGAAAATTTATCGAAAGCCGATGTTCTGGGCACTCGTTAATCATCCCGGGCGCGACCGCACCGAAGATCGCGTTCCACGTGAACCGGTGGCTTCCTCGATGTTTCTCGTCTTCATCGGAATATCCCGAACTTGCGACGAACTCGAAGTGTATTTCGAATTCATCATCTCCCTGCATCAGGTCCTCCGTACCTTCCGGAGGATGCGTCTTGTCCGCCTCGGCGCTCTGCTCGAGTTCCGCTACGCGGTTCCTGAGCTTGAGGATTTCCGCGACCGTGGACTCCGTAGGAACCTTGTCCGCGCGCACCCATCCGGTGGCGGGATGACGCTTGACGGCTGACGTCAATCCGACGATGACCTTGGCCTTGAGGTCGTCCCCGTTGGTCCAGTACACGCACGTGTGGCTCTCTTCCACCCGCCTGCGGAACTTCTTGAGCTTCTCCCAGGACTCGGTCTCGGTCTCGGTCTTGTCACGGGGAAGATTGTCCGGATTCTTGTGCAGCAGAGGGATGACGGGCTTCTT
This Acidobacteriota bacterium DNA region includes the following protein-coding sequences:
- a CDS encoding PQQ-binding-like beta-propeller repeat protein, with translation MLLRLTDRQGMLRRIAGAVVAAALLWCSPAAQQGAQDGQWPAYGGDHGSTKYSPLEQIDGTNVHRLRVAWRWESPDNPIVTANRRTLPAIPDAFKSTPVLVDGVLYIKTSLSQAAAIDAATGETLWTFDPGSWEGERPANTGFNSRGVAYWSDGRDARIFLPTGNAYLWALDARTGRPIADFGADGAIDATQGLRRPIPRRDYQLMSVPIVVGDVVVIGSVVFDGPRFQLDAPGDVRGFDVRTGEELWEFHTIPQPGEFGNETWENGSWEYSGSTNAWGMLTADTELGYVYLPIGTPTNDYYGGHRLGDNLFAESIVCLDAATGERVWHFQFVHHGLWDYDATAAPVLVDIEVDGRPIKAVAVVTKQAYTYVFDRVTGEPVWPIEERPVPQTTVPGERTAPTQPHPTKPPPFDRQGVSIDSLIDFTPELRAEAVEILEEFTYGPLFEPITAAGDDGKRGTILMPGAIGGANWHGAAVDPETGWLYVPSRTQPSVVLLGPPDPGTSDFRYRRTRSGGLRGPRGLPLWKPPYVRLSAFDLNTGTEAWMVPLGDGPRREVMDLGVPDPGPLGGGSYTGPLLTRTLLFLGFRGRRDSPDLGFISRDPDAPVNPRTLSTTPYLLAFDKATGETVHALELDVAPTGTPMTYLQDGRQFIVLAYGAANDAGLIALASE
- a CDS encoding type II toxin-antitoxin system RelB/DinJ family antitoxin, with protein sequence MAKTATIRARLEPDLKHEAEQILSTLGLSPTAAITLFYRQVTLQHGLPFPVRIPNAETREALRQAVEGDGLTEYGGLDDLTAAHAD
- a CDS encoding type II toxin-antitoxin system YafQ family toxin; amino-acid sequence: MMRLLTTKRFGRDLKRAKKRGKDLGRLWAVVDRLLGGQALDPRHRQHRLSGVWSGSWECHIEPDWLLIWIQDDDVLVLVRTGTHSDLFA
- a CDS encoding pyridoxamine 5'-phosphate oxidase family protein, which gives rise to MAIDSVAKLRAVYRPPRARSGLKVLDHLDVHCRNFIALSPLCVISSSRADGRADASPRGDLPGSLAHVLDDRTLLIPDRPGNRQLDTLTNLVERPYAGLVFFVPGWNETLRINGRVEIVDEREFLAPLAIRGKIPILAVKVTVEEAYLHCAKALIRARVWEPEARVERSRFPTYGQVLADQIAGADAAEIDADSAQSARTDLY
- a CDS encoding PQQ-dependent sugar dehydrogenase, with amino-acid sequence MRIRHSVLLAAPLLLCMLAPGHAQEERPIGVPVPPLGDGPWVFDTAEQHKIRVSVVARGLSHPWAIAFLPDGDMLVTERPGRLRIVRGGVLDPHPISGLPQMRTEGNGGLLDVALHPRFADNGLVYLTYTKPAGNGRGSPALARGRLEAGALVDVEDLVVTDAHEGNSGLNGRVAFGHDGKVFMSTGGNVGNVAQDPASLRGKMLRLNDDGSVPADNPFVDQPGYRPEIYALGHRNSLGLIVHPETGMLWNNENGPNGGDEINIILPGRNYGWPVVSFGRNYPGSRVSEHPTREGMESPLVVWLPAIAVSGMAVYTGDQFPAWRGNVLVGSLREGGISGTGHVQRIVFNDNTEELRRESMLTELRQRIREVREGPDGFVYLLTDEDDGALLRIEPHP
- a CDS encoding PQQ-dependent sugar dehydrogenase, which encodes MREVGMKVRRSIYLAAPLLLCLITVGYAQDEEPIGVPVPPLGDGPWVIDTAEQHKIRVSVVADGLSHPWSIAFLPDGGMLIVERDGWLRLVRDDKLHPRPITGVPEVRDDGNGGLMDVALHPNFADNGLVYLTYTKRHDDGRGSPALARGRLDGHALRDVKDLLVTEPFDTNSGLNGRVSFGSDGKVYMSTGGRIRNLGGDLLEAPQDPMSLRGKVLRLNDDGSVPDDNPFVDEPGHRPELFTIGHRNTLGLILHPGTGNIWQHENGPNGGDELNELLPGRNYGWPLMSFGRLYPGARVSSHPTRDGYESPLVVWLPAIAAAGMDVYTGDEFPAWKGNLFVGSLQMGGIPGTGHLQRIVFNEHMEELRRELMLTELRQRIREVREGPDGLLYVLTDHVDDGALLRIEPAP
- a CDS encoding RidA family protein, whose translation is MARRPRLSILIGLIACAMPLAAAAQVEYIDPAGGFTQVVATTNDGIKTIFVSGQVGQGDTLREHAESAFAGVVRRLEQAGATPADVVKIRIFVKDFEPAQYPTIAEARLATFPTEDQWPASTMVGVNELFAESLRVEIEAIAVVAEPGVDLRIERFAPSNGFSGAVAVTAHGVKTVYAAGQVGPGEDLAEQTAAVWERVAQRLDAAGASLADLIKATTYIVDFDPETDLPAYRAGREQALALDDMPASTLLGIPKLAADQYRIEIDGIAVVGVDGNAVEREFIDPATGFTQAVTARGTGPKVVQVSGQVGQPGDSLESQADQVYANLRRRLEAAGAGPEDLLKTVIYMPEYTRGDFAVVDAARKAHGFPDEAVPAATLLGIQSLFADGALLEIEGIAVVEP
- a CDS encoding putative toxin-antitoxin system toxin component, PIN family, whose translation is MTVVFDTNVVVAALLTNGLCRECFRRAVRGRLLVSSPALLQELESTLRRKFAATTASEEFLATFRDHVRLVDPTPLPARVCRDEDDDLVLATAVTAGADRIVTGDQDLLVLRAYEGVRLVSPREFLQWLDGSERPQSDDDPERAEIRDNDALTRQLRTGSRQARRRKGRFVD